In Kushneria marisflavi, the following are encoded in one genomic region:
- the rplA gene encoding 50S ribosomal protein L1, whose protein sequence is MAKLSKRMKLIRDRVDASRVYSVDEATALLSEISSVKFKESVEIAVNLGVDPRKSDQVVRGATVLPNGTGRDVRVAVFAQGAAADAAREAGAEIVGMDDLAAEVKKGNLDFDVVIAAPDAMRVVGQLGQILGPRGLMPNPKVGTVTPDVATAVKNAKAGQVRFRTDKNGIIHAGIGKVDFTPEALRGNLEALVNDLKKLKPSTSKGVYIKKVSLSTTMGPGVTVDHSYLN, encoded by the coding sequence ATGGCCAAGCTTTCCAAGCGTATGAAGCTGATTCGCGACCGTGTTGATGCTTCGCGTGTCTACAGTGTTGATGAAGCGACTGCACTGCTGTCCGAGATTTCCTCCGTGAAATTTAAGGAAAGTGTAGAAATCGCCGTCAACCTGGGTGTCGATCCGCGTAAATCGGATCAGGTTGTTCGTGGTGCTACCGTACTGCCCAACGGCACTGGTCGTGACGTTCGCGTTGCGGTCTTTGCTCAGGGCGCAGCGGCTGATGCGGCTCGTGAAGCCGGTGCCGAAATCGTTGGCATGGACGATCTGGCAGCAGAAGTCAAAAAGGGCAACCTTGACTTTGATGTTGTTATCGCAGCGCCGGATGCCATGCGCGTCGTCGGTCAGCTGGGCCAGATTCTGGGTCCGCGTGGCCTGATGCCCAACCCCAAGGTTGGCACCGTGACGCCTGATGTGGCGACTGCCGTCAAGAATGCCAAGGCAGGTCAGGTCCGTTTCCGTACTGACAAGAACGGCATCATTCATGCGGGTATCGGCAAGGTCGATTTCACGCCTGAAGCCCTGCGTGGCAATCTGGAAGCTCTGGTCAATGATCTGAAAAAGCTCAAGCCCAGCACCTCTAAAGGCGTTTATATCAAAAAGGTTTCCCTGTCCACGACAATGGGGCCTGGCGTTACTGTCGATCATTCCTACCTGAATTGA
- the rplK gene encoding 50S ribosomal protein L11 produces MAKKVQAYIKLQVAAGKANPSPPVGPALGQHGVNIMEFCKAFNAETQDMEAGLPTPVVITVYSDRSFTFITKTPPAPVLLKKAAGIKSGSGEPNKKKVGTVTREQIEEIARTKEPDLTAADLEAALRTIAGTARSMGLNVEGL; encoded by the coding sequence ATGGCCAAGAAAGTTCAGGCTTACATCAAGCTGCAGGTTGCAGCGGGTAAAGCCAATCCCAGTCCGCCGGTAGGTCCGGCACTCGGTCAGCACGGCGTCAATATCATGGAATTCTGCAAGGCGTTCAACGCAGAAACCCAGGATATGGAAGCCGGTCTGCCGACGCCTGTCGTCATCACCGTCTATTCCGACCGCAGCTTTACGTTCATCACCAAGACGCCCCCGGCGCCGGTGCTGCTCAAAAAGGCTGCAGGCATCAAGTCCGGTTCTGGTGAACCGAACAAGAAGAAGGTCGGTACAGTCACGCGTGAGCAGATTGAAGAAATCGCTCGCACGAAAGAGCCTGACCTGACGGCTGCCGATCTTGAAGCTGCACTGCGTACCATTGCTGGTACTGCTCGCAGCATGGGCCTGAACGTGGAGGGTCTCTGA
- the rplL gene encoding 50S ribosomal protein L7/L12 — MALSKEDIINAVAEMSVMEVVDLIESMEEKFGVSAAAAVVAGPGAGGEAAAVEEQTEFDLVLTAAGDKKVNVIKVVREITGLGLKEAKGAVDGAPATLKEGMSKDDAEAAKKKLEEAGASVELK, encoded by the coding sequence ATGGCACTGAGCAAAGAAGACATCATCAACGCTGTTGCTGAAATGTCCGTCATGGAAGTCGTCGACCTTATCGAGTCGATGGAAGAGAAGTTCGGCGTCAGCGCCGCTGCAGCAGTTGTTGCAGGTCCGGGTGCCGGCGGTGAAGCCGCAGCCGTTGAAGAGCAGACCGAGTTTGATCTGGTTCTGACTGCCGCTGGTGACAAGAAGGTTAACGTCATCAAGGTTGTTCGCGAGATCACTGGTCTGGGCCTCAAGGAAGCCAAGGGCGCTGTTGACGGTGCTCCGGCCACCCTGAAAGAAGGCATGTCCAAGGACGATGCTGAAGCAGCCAAGAAGAAGCTGGAAGAAGCTGGCGCTTCCGTGGAACTCAAGTAA
- the secE gene encoding preprotein translocase subunit SecE, whose product MKQTAEVQDTRFDALKWAAAVVLVAVAVAGNVYFADQPMIYRVIGVVVLVVAALGIALTTSRGRELTSLARNAKKEIQRVVWPTRQETFQTTAIVLGAVVIVGLLLWLIDMFFGWLVSTLIG is encoded by the coding sequence ATGAAACAGACCGCCGAAGTGCAGGATACCCGTTTTGATGCGCTCAAGTGGGCTGCTGCTGTGGTGCTTGTCGCTGTTGCGGTAGCGGGTAATGTCTATTTTGCCGATCAGCCGATGATCTATCGAGTGATCGGCGTTGTCGTGCTGGTAGTGGCAGCTCTGGGTATTGCACTGACGACCAGCAGGGGTCGCGAATTGACCTCGCTTGCCAGAAACGCGAAGAAGGAAATTCAGCGTGTTGTCTGGCCCACCCGCCAGGAAACCTTTCAAACGACCGCTATCGTGCTGGGCGCAGTTGTCATTGTAGGCCTGTTGCTCTGGCTGATTGATATGTTCTTCGGTTGGCTGGTGTCGACTCTTATTGGTTAG
- the rplJ gene encoding 50S ribosomal protein L10, translated as MPLGLEDKKAIVAEVSETAGQALSVVVANSRGVDVSAMTALRKKARDNGVQLRVVRNTLARRALQGTSWECLNETFVGPSLLAFSLEHPGAGARLLRDFAREQPKFEVKALAYEGELIEAQDIDRLASLPTYDEAIAKLMSVMKEASAGKLVRTLAALRDQKQEEEAA; from the coding sequence ATGCCCCTGGGTCTTGAAGACAAGAAGGCAATTGTCGCTGAGGTCAGCGAAACTGCCGGACAGGCGCTCTCCGTTGTCGTAGCCAACTCTCGCGGTGTCGACGTGAGCGCCATGACGGCGCTGCGTAAAAAGGCTCGCGATAATGGCGTCCAGCTGCGCGTTGTGCGTAATACGCTGGCTCGCCGCGCCCTGCAGGGCACTTCCTGGGAGTGTCTGAACGAGACTTTTGTTGGTCCGTCTCTGCTGGCGTTTTCTCTTGAGCATCCAGGCGCCGGCGCGCGTCTGCTCAGGGATTTCGCTCGCGAACAGCCCAAGTTTGAAGTCAAGGCGCTGGCCTACGAAGGTGAGCTGATCGAAGCGCAGGATATCGATCGTCTGGCAAGCCTGCCGACCTACGACGAAGCTATCGCCAAGCTGATGTCCGTCATGAAGGAAGCTTCTGCCGGCAAACTGGTACGCACGCTTGCAGCGCTGCGCGACCAGAAGCAGGAAGAAGAAGCCGCCTGA
- a CDS encoding type III pantothenate kinase, translating to MILDLDIGNTLSKWRLKDRDTSSIRARGAMWTRDEWRSGADIPDLEIVDVIRISNVARQDVLEDTVRLLKRRVGAIHVAHSTPEALGIRNGYETPERLGVDRWLGVLSGYQLTGGCCTVDCGSAITMDAVLPSGQHLGGYIIPGLRLMKESLKLGTRKIVIDPEEEALHALSPGTNTVDAVNHGVFMAAISAINRLYMELCDSQNMALPLLITGGDAPLISKGLRLPHACWPDMVYAGLEVLFPLTPDEKRGLLAGMPEVMVPADLTEMRKALAFTQML from the coding sequence ATGATTCTGGATCTGGATATTGGCAATACGCTGTCAAAGTGGCGCCTCAAGGATCGTGATACCAGCAGCATCCGCGCCCGTGGTGCGATGTGGACGCGGGATGAATGGCGGTCAGGTGCGGATATCCCCGATCTGGAGATTGTTGATGTCATTCGTATCTCCAACGTGGCCCGTCAGGATGTGCTGGAAGACACGGTCAGGCTTTTGAAGCGACGCGTTGGCGCCATTCATGTCGCGCACTCCACGCCCGAGGCGCTTGGTATCCGCAATGGCTACGAGACGCCCGAGCGGCTGGGGGTGGATCGCTGGCTGGGGGTGCTCTCGGGATATCAGCTGACGGGAGGATGTTGCACCGTGGATTGTGGCAGTGCCATTACCATGGATGCCGTCCTGCCCAGCGGCCAGCACCTCGGCGGGTATATCATTCCAGGGCTTCGACTCATGAAGGAGAGTCTCAAGCTGGGAACCCGCAAGATAGTGATCGATCCTGAAGAGGAGGCTCTTCATGCGCTGTCGCCTGGCACCAATACCGTGGACGCTGTCAATCATGGGGTCTTTATGGCGGCCATCAGTGCCATCAACCGCCTCTACATGGAGCTCTGTGACAGTCAGAACATGGCGTTGCCGTTATTGATTACCGGTGGCGATGCTCCACTGATTTCAAAAGGTCTCCGCTTGCCGCATGCCTGCTGGCCGGACATGGTTTATGCGGGTCTTGAGGTGCTTTTTCCATTGACCCCGGATGAGAAACGAGGACTGCTGGCCGGCATGCCTGAAGTGATGGTGCCAGCTGATTTGACGGAAATGCGCAAGGCGCTTGCGTTTACGCAAATGCTCTGA
- the nusG gene encoding transcription termination/antitermination protein NusG, protein MTKRWYVVHAYSGFEKQVMRSLIERVKLYEMEDHFGEILVPTEEVVEMRDGKRRKSERKFYPGYVLVEMAMDDRSWHLVNETPRVMGFIGGTPEKPAPITPNEAEAILRRVQDGTEKPRPKTMFDAGETVRVADGPFADFNGVVEEVNYEKSRLQVSVLIFGRSTPVELEFSQVEKL, encoded by the coding sequence ATGACTAAGCGCTGGTACGTTGTCCACGCCTATTCCGGTTTTGAAAAACAGGTCATGCGTTCACTGATTGAGCGTGTGAAGCTTTACGAAATGGAAGACCACTTCGGCGAAATTCTGGTGCCTACGGAAGAAGTCGTCGAAATGCGCGATGGGAAGCGTCGCAAAAGCGAACGCAAGTTTTATCCTGGTTACGTGCTGGTTGAAATGGCGATGGATGACCGCAGTTGGCACCTCGTTAACGAAACACCTCGGGTAATGGGGTTTATCGGCGGAACGCCTGAAAAACCTGCTCCCATTACGCCGAACGAAGCAGAAGCCATTCTGCGTCGTGTACAGGATGGTACTGAAAAGCCACGTCCCAAGACCATGTTCGATGCCGGCGAAACCGTCCGGGTTGCCGATGGTCCGTTTGCAGACTTCAATGGCGTGGTCGAAGAAGTCAATTATGAGAAGAGCCGTCTGCAGGTCAGTGTTCTGATCTTTGGGCGCTCGACACCCGTTGAACTCGAGTTCTCGCAGGTCGAGAAGCTCTAG